CGCGGCGGACGTCTTCCGCAAGGCGCTCAGGGCGCACGGCGTCCAGGTGGCGGGCGCCACCGAACGCGGCAGGACGCCCCCGGACGCCCGGACGGTCGCCACCCGCGACTCGATGCCGCTCTCCGAGCTCGCCAAGCCGTTCCTGAAGCTCAGCAACAACGTCATGGCCGAGACGCTCGTCAAGGCGATCGGCCGCGAGGTGCGGGGCGAGGGCACCTGGGAGGCGGGGCTGCCCGCCGTCACCGCGGAGCTCCGCCGCCTCGGCGTCGACACGTCCCGGATCGCCATGACCGACGGGTCGGGCCTGTCCCGCGGCAACCGCACGACGCCGGCGCAGCTCGCCGCGCTGCTGCGGAACGCCCGCCGGCAGCCGTGGTTCGCCGCCTGGCACGACGCGCTGCCCGTCGCGGGGCGGCCCGGCCCGCTGACCGGCGGGACGCTCGCCGGCCGGATGCGCGGCACGGCGGCCGCCGGGAACGTCCACGCCAAGACCGGCACCCTCACCGGAGTCACCGCGCTGTCGGGGTACGTCCGCGCCCCGGACGGCCGGACGCTGGTCTTCTCCAGCGTCGTCAACGGCTACTCGGGGGCCGCTCCCAAGGACGTCGAGGACCGGATCGCCGTGCGGCTCGCCGGCGGCGGAGCCGCGCGGACCGCCCTGCGGAGCCTCGCCCCGGCCGACGGCGGCGACCTCGAACCGTCCTGGGTCGCGGGCCGCCTGCCCTAGGCGGACGCCCCGGGAGGCCACGGTCTCTTGCCCCGTCAGTATCGGGGGTCGAGGTCGCGGAGGGCCGCGCAGGCCCGGGCGGCCATGGTGAGGAACATGGCGTCGCCGCGTTCGGTGGGGGTGCCGTAGGCGCAGCCCAAGACGGTGATGAGGGGGCCCTGCAGGAGGGCGAAGCGGTAGTCGTCCCAGCAGAGGTCCAGCGGGTAGCCGGTGACGCCGTGGGACAGGAGGCCCTCGTGGTAGCGGGCCACGAGCCGGTGCTCGTGGGCGCGGCGGTCCTCGGTGGTGAGGCTTGTGGCCAGGAAGTAGGACAGGTCGCGGGCGGGCAGGCCGACGGTCAGGGTCTGCCAGTCGACGGTCGTCGCCGTGTCCCCGTCCGGCGGGAAGAGGACGTTGTCGAGGCGGTAGTCGCCGTGGACGAGGGCGAACCGCTCGGGACGGGCGACGAGCCAGGGGCCAACGGCCTCGGTCGTCCGGCGCAGAGTGTCCCGGTCGACGAGGTCGAGGCGGTCGCCGAAGCGGTCGATGAACGTCTCGACGGCGGGGGCGTAGACCTCGGCCAGGGCGTCCGCGTCGGCGGCGGTGTTGTGGTGCAGGCCGTCGATGCCGAGGAGCGACTCGTCGCACCAGCGCGGGCCGTGGAGGCCCGCAAGAGCGAGCATGCAGGCGTCGGCCTGCCGGAGCGAGCAGCCGGCCAGCTGGTCGCCTTGAGCCGCCGGGGAGAGGTCTTCCAGGAGGAGGACGAAGTCGAAGGTGCCGAGGTCGATCTCGGCGTGGTGGCAGCGCGGCGTGCGGATCGCGACGGTGGGCGCGATGTCGCGGTAGAAGAGCACCTCGGTGCGGTAGGCGCCGCCGAGGAGGGCGCGGGCGGCGGGGTCGGCGGCGGGGAGCTTGGCGACCAGGGAGGCCGGAACGCCGGCGCCGGTCAGCGTGAGGCGGAAGCAGGCGCCGATCTGGCCGGTGCCGACGGGTTCGGCCGAGACCGTGCGGACCTCGGCCTTCAGGACGCCGGTGAGCCACTCCGGTGTCAGCCCGCCCGGAGTCACCGGCTGCGGCCCGGGTTGCGCGGACGGTCCGCGAGGCCGTCCGGGCGGACGCGGCGGTAGGCGTCGAGGACCGGGGCGAGCTCGGCGGGGGTCGCGCCGTGCAGGATCACGCCGTCGGCGCCCGCGGCGAACTGGTCGAGGACGCGGGCGGCGCACTGCTCGGGGGTGCCGGTGGCGGACGCGGCCAGCCATTCGTCCGGGAGCAGCCCGGCGACGTGCCGGAGGTCGCCGGGCGTCCCGATCACGTCGAAGGCGCCGGGGTAGCCGGCGACGAGGTCGTCGGCGCGGAAGCGCTCCAGGACGGCGGGATCCCAGCCGTTGACCCGCACCAGCAGGTCGCCGTAGCCCTGCAGGTAGGTGGCCAGGCGGCCGACGAGCTTGCGGAGGCGCAGCTCCTCGTCCAGGTGGTCGCCGACGGTGGCGAGGACCGACCAGACCCGCACGGAGTCCGGGTCGCGCCCGGCTTCGAGGGCCCCGCGGCGGACGGTCGCGACCGCCTTGGCCAGGGTCTCGTCGGTGAAGAAGGTGTGCAGGACGACGCCGTCCGCGACCCTGCCGGCGAACTCCAGGGTCCGGTCCCCCATCGCCGTGAGGATGATCGGGATGTCCTCGTCGAAGGACGGGTCCTGGCTGAGGTAGGGGAAGTTCCCGGCGGGTCCGTCGTGCCCGGCCACCGCCTCGCCGCGCCACAGGCGGCGCAGGACGCCGATGACGTCCTCGAGCTGCGCGGTGGTGACCCGCGGCAGGCCCATGACGTCGAAGAGCATGTCGAAGCCGCGGCCGAGGCCGAGGGCGAAGCGCCCGCCGGAGAGCCGGTGCAGGGTCGTCGCGAACGTCGCGGTCAGCAGCGGGTGCCGGGTGTTGTGGTTGGTGGCGGCGGTGGCGATCCCGATCCGCTCGCTCGCCGCGGCGGCGGCCCCGGACAGCGCGGCGGCCTCCTTGGTCGTGAACCGCTCGGACAGGAAGACCGACCCGAGTCCGAGGCGCTCGCCCTCGGCGACCTCGGCGAGCAGGTCGCGCGGCGTGGCGGAATGGCCGGCCAGCCCGTAGAACCCCAGTTCCGGAAGATCGTCCATGAGCGGTTCCTCACGTCAGGGCCGTCTCCCCGGCCGTCACGTGACCGGACCCTAGTCTGGACACCTGTCCGCATCAACCCCCCGCCCGGTCGTCACGCCCGGTCCCGGCCGCCCCGCCCGTGCCGCCCCGTCCTGGTCACGCGGTACGGGACGTGGCGTTTCAGGGGATGGCCGTCCGCCACGAGCGGATGGTCGAAGGCGAATTCGAGGGCGCGGCGGGCGGCCTCCCCGAAGGCGCAGAATCCGCGGTTCTGTTGCCGGTCGAGCGCCGATTGCTGGAGAATCCGGAGGGTATTTCCGATTCGGAAGGGCGCCGTTCATGGGAGAGAACTCGTCCCCGGCCGATCTCGGTCTCGACACCGGGGTTCCGCATTCCGCGAGGGTCTGGAACTACTGGCTGGGCGGCAAGGACAACTATCCGGTCGACCGGCAGGTGGGCGAGCAGGTCCGCGCGGTCTATCCCGAGATAGTGGAGGTCGCGCGCCATTCACGGGCCTTCCTGGGGCGGGCGGTGCGGCACCTGGCCGGTGAGGAGGGCGTCACCCAGTTCCTCGACATCGGCACCGGGCTGCCGACGGTCGACAACACCCACGAGGTCGCCCAGCGGGTCGACCCCTCGTGCCGCATCGTCTACGTCGACAACGACCCGCTGGTGCTGGTGCACGCCCGCGCGCTGCTGAAGAGCACCCCGGAGGGCGCCTGCGACTACCTCGACGCCGACGTCCGCGACCCCGCCGGCATCATCGAGCGCGCGTCCGCGACGCTCGACTTCGACCGGCCGATCGGGCTGATGATGCTCGGCATCCTCGGCAACGTGGAGGACGACGACGAGGCGCGGGCCATCCGCGACCACCTGGTCGGGGCGCTGCCGGGCGGCAGCTTCCTGGTGCTGGAGGACGGCACCGCCGCCGTGAACCCCGAGGCCGCCGCCAAGGCGGAGCGGACCCGCGCCGAGGCCGGCGACCCCTACAAGCTGCGGACGCCGGAGCAGATCGCGGGCTTCTTCGACGGCCTGGAGCTCCTGGAACCGGGAGTGGTGTCGGTGTCGCGCTGGCGTCCCGAGGCGATGCCCTGGGGAGAGCCGCCGATGGTCACGGCGTTCTGCGGCGTCGGCAGGAAGCCGGCCTGACCCGCCCGGGATCCGCGGGGGCCGCCCAGGATCCACCGGTGGCCGGGGCCCCCTCTCGCCGCCGGGTGCGGGGCACGGGGCGGCTCCTCGCGGCTCCGCCTCACCGCTTCACGGGGACGACGGCCACCGGGGCCTGCGCGTGGTGGGCGACCCCGTGGCTGGTCGACCCGAGCCGGGGCGCGTTCCAGCGGCGCTCCGGCGCGCCGACCACGAGGAGGCTCGCGCCGCGTGACCGGCTGGTCAGCGCCTTCACGGGGTGCTCCAGCACGACGTCCTCGACGCACTCGACCTCCGGGTGCTCGCTCCGCAGCCGCGCGCACGCCTCGGAGAGCCGCACCCGCAGCTCCGGTCGGGCGTCCTCGTCCTCGACCGTGTAACCCGCGTCGACGAGCGTGGTGGGCAGCTGCCACGCGTGGACGACCCGCAGGCGCGCCCCGCGCAGCCGCGCGGCGTCGAAGGCGTAGCCGAGGACCGCGTCGGTCTCCCTGCCCAGGTCGATCCCGGCGACGACCTCGCCCCTGTGCTGGACCTCGCCCCGGTCCTGCACGTCGCCGCGGACGATCACGACCGGGACGCTGCAGCGCGAGGCCATCTGCAGGCTGGTGGAGCCCAGCAGCATCCTGGCGAACCCGCCCCGGCCGCGCTTGCCCAGCACCAGCTCGAACGCGCCCGACGCCTCCCGCCGCAGGGCGTCCGCCGCGGAGTCGGCGACCACGGCCGTCGACGTCTCGACCTCGGGCCACCGCTCACGGAGGTGTTCGCCGGCCTTCTCCACCACGGCCTTGCCCGCGCGCCTCAGCCGCTCGGTCTTCTCGGCGGACGCGAACAGCGGCGGCTTCGGCACGGCGTGGACGATGTGGAGGGGACGTCCCCGCAGCTCGGCCTCGGCGGCGGCCCACTCCACGGCACGCTCCGACTCACCGGACCCGTCGGTGCCGACGACGATCGGTTCGGACATCGCGCTCTCCTCCTCGGCAGGCTCAGAACGAACGTCCCCAGATCGGAGCGGTAATCACGGGCGCGCCCGAACCGGGCCCTCCGGCGCCGAGGCAGGTGACCAAGGTCCCTACGGGACGGAACCCCGGGAGATCGAAGCTGGTAGCGGCAGGACGAATCGCATGAGGAGGCAGACGTTGCCCGGAACCGGACGGGAGCAGCCCGACATCCAGTTCACCACCGTCAACGACGTGTCGCGGGCCGAGGTGGACCGCGCCCGCGAGACGGTCGCCCGGGCACTGGCGCACGCGCCGCGCCCGGTCCTGTACGCCAAGGTCACGCTCAACAAGCTGCGGGACCCGGCCGTGCCGCGCCCCAACCTGGTGTCGGTCCGGGTCGACCTGAACGGCCGGCCGGTCAACGCCTACGCCTCGGGGATCACGATGGACGAGGCCATCGGACTGGCCTCCGTCCGGCTGCGGGCCCGCTTGGGGCACCTCGCCGGGTACTGGGAGGCGCGGCGGCGGCCGGTCCGCGGCGCCGCGACGACCGGCGGCCTCCGCACCGCGTCCGCGGGCGGACGGCACACCGGGCACAGGGAGCTTCACGATGCCTAGACAGATCACCACCGCGCATTCCGGGCCGTCCGTCCCCGTTCTGGAGCACCGGATCGCGGTACTGGAACGGCGGGTCGCGATGCTGACGGAGTCCGTCCGCGCGCTGGCCGCCGCGCTGGGGACCGTCCCGCCCCCGCCGGCGGACGGCGGCGACCACGACGACCGCGGCGACGGCGACGGCCTCGACGGCCTCGACGGCGGCACGGTGTCGGAGGCGCGGCCGGAGCCCGACCTGCTCCCGCTGGGCAAGTGACGGGCGACGGCGACCGGGAGGAGAGATGAAGGGCCGCATGGACCGGTGGCGCCGCCGTTTCGGCTTCGACACCAACAACCTGCGCCGCGACGTGGACCGGTTCCAGTGGAGGATCGGCCTGGTCCTGCTCGTGGCCTTCCTGACCGTCACGCCGCCCCTCACCGTCATCGTCGCGGGGCGGGTGTACGAGGCGGGCGAGCGGGCCGAGCGCCGGGCCGCGGAGACCTGGCGGCGGGTCGACGCCACCGTCGTGAAGGTCTCGCCCCTGCGGGCCGGGCACCGGGTCACCGTGACCTGGACCGAGCCGGACGGGACGCGGCGCGAAGGCGCGTTCACGCTCCGGGACCCCGCCGCAGTCGGGGACCCCGTCCCGGCGTGGGTCGCGGACGGCACGGTCGCGGCCGCCCCGCCCCACCGGCACGGGCTGACGGTCATCGACACGGCCGCCGCCGGGATCGGCGTCGTCCTGGCCATGGGGCTCTCCCTGTTCGGCCTGTACGCGCTCGTGCGGCGCCGCTGCGACCGGAGCCGCGACCGGCTCTGGGACGAGGCGTGGGCCCGCTTCGACAACAACCACAGCATCGGCCCCTGAGCCGCCCCGTCCCGCGCCCGGGCGCGGTCAGGCGGCCGGGACGATCGCGACCGTGCAGGGCGCGTGGTGCAGCATCGTCGAGCTGGTGGCGCCGAGCAGCAGCTCGTCCACGCCCCCGGCGCCCCGGTCGCCGACCACGAGCAGCGCGGCTCCGGGGGCCGCGCCCAGCAGCGCCTGCCGCGGACGCTCCAGCAGCACGGAGACCCGCACGCTCACCTTCGGGTAGAGCTCCCGCCAGACCCGGAGGGACTCTTCGGCCATGGCGGTCCGGACCCGGAGCAGCTCCTCCTTGTCGGCGAACAGCGGAAGCTCGGAATCCGGCACGGCGCCCGGTTCCCACGCCCCCCACACGACGTGAAGCTCCCGTTCCCGGAGGACGGCCTCCTCCACGGCGAAGCGGAGCGCGGCCTCCGCGCCCGGCGACCCGTCGACGCCCACGACGACGGGGCCGTCGCCGGCGGCGCCGCGCACCACGACCACCGGCCGGTGCGCCCGCGCCGGAAGCTCCACGGCCGTCGAACCGGCCGGCACCCGCCGCCGCTCGTGCGAGCCGATCACGATCAGCTCGGCGTCCCCGGACTCGCGCACCAGCGTCTCCGACACCGGCTCCCGGCGCAGCACCGTGCCCACCCGGCCCGGCGCGCCGAGCGCGCGCGCCCGCGCCGCGCCCTCGCTCAGGAGGTTCTCCCCCGCCCGCTCAATGATCGCCTGGGCGTTCTCGTCCACGTGCCCCGGCGGGTACGGCCAGTGCCAGCAGTAGCACATCACCAGGTCCAGCCCGCGGAGCCGCGCCTCCTCGACCGCCCAGCACAGCGCGGGCTCGTTCTCGTCGGTCCCGTCGTAGCCGAACAGGACGTTCGGCCGCTGGACCCTCGTCAATCCGGCCATCCGGCATGCCCCTTTCCTGGACGAGCCCCGGTTTCGTGGACGAGCCCCGGCACTCCCGCCCCTCAGGACGTGGGCACCAGGACGACGGGGCAGCGGGAATGGTGCAGGACCGCGTGGTTGACCCGCCCGAGCGCCATCCCGATCAGGCTCCTGCGGGGACGGGCCCCCACGACCACCAGCGCGGCGTTCTCCGACGCCTCCACCAGCGCCTGCTGCGCCGTGCGGTCCGACACGACGGGCTGGACGGTGACGTCCGGGAAGTCCTCGGTCATGCCGGCGACCGCCGCCGACAGCTCCATGCTCTCGATGACCCGCTGCCGCGGCGAGAACTCGCCGCCGACGGCGTGCAGCGCGACGACTCCGGCGCCGCGGGAGTCGGCCTCCGCGAAGGCCCACCGGACGGCGGCCTCCTCCCCGGGCTCCCCCTTGACCCCCAGCACCACCTGCGGCGGCGCGTCGGACGGGTAGGAGGACGGGCGGGTCACCACCATGACCGGGCACCGGGCGCGCGCCGCGACGTGGAGGCCGACCGACCCGAACAGCAGGCCCTCGAAGCCGCCCTGCCCGCGCGACCCGACGGCGATCAGCGCGGCCTCCTCACTGCCGTCCACGAGCGCGCTCCCCGGGTCCGTCTCGGCCAGCCGGGTTTCGATCTCGAGGCCGGGGTGGAGCTTGAGCGCGTACTGCCGCGCCTCGTCCAGCAGGGCCTGCCGCTCGGCGACCAGCCTCCGCAGCGCGTCGTCGGGGATCGCCCCGCCGGGCTCCAGGGCGCGCGAGCCGTGGACCAGGACCACCGGCAGGCCGCGGCGGACGGCGTGGTCCGCCGCCCAGTCCAGGGCGCGCCAGGCATGGGCGGAGCCGTCGATTCCCACGATGATCGGAGCCGCCATGGGGCGTCACCTCCAGCTCGACGTCACCTCAGACACTAGACGTCCCCGTTCCGGGGGCTCCGGAACGAAGGTCCCGGCCCGGAGGGACGAAGGTCACCGGTGCGGACGCGTCTCGCCGGGCAGGAAAGGGGTGACGAGGGCCGTTCCGGACAAGGGGGGACCATGCTGATCAGGAACGTCTACCGCACGACGCTCTTCGGCTGCCGGGCCGACGAGCCGCTGACCGAGGTGGCCCGGCAGATGGCCGACAAGGACGTCGGCTCCCTCGCCGTGTTCGACGGCGAGGAGCTCGCCGGGCTCATCACCGAGCGCGACCTGGTCAGGGCGCTGGCGGCAGGCCCGGACCCCGGCTCGGAGACCGCGGCCGCGCATGCCGCCACGCGGGTCCGGACCGCGTCCCTCGACGAGGACTCGCAGGACGTCGCCCAGCGGATGCTGGAGGCCGGCATCCGCCACCTGCCCGTGGAGGACGGCGGACGCCCGGTCGGGATGGTGTCGATGCGGGACCTGCTCGCGCTGGAGGTCTGGTCGGGCTGACCGCGCCCCGCTCACCCGTCCTCGCCCGGCTTCGGGTGGGAGGCCACCAGGGGCGTGTCGACGCCGAGGGGTCCGAGCTTGCTCGCGCCGCCGGGCGTGCCGAGCGGCTCGTCGCGGCCGGGCAGGGTCTCGGTGAAGAACCGCTCGTTGTCCTCCCTGTAGGGCTCCAGGGCCTTGGGGAGGTCGTCCTCGTAGTAGATCGCCTCCACCGGGCAGACCGGCTCGCAGGCGCCGCAGTCGACGCACTCGTCCGGGTGGATGTAGAGCGCGCGCTCCCCTTCGTAGATGCAGTCGACCGGGCACTCGTCGACACAGGCGCGGTCCATCACGTCGATGCAGGGCTCACCGATCACGTAGGTCACGGCGGTTCACCTCGGTCCCGTTCTCTCGGCCTCCATTTTCCACAATTTACATTGTATTAACAGCCAAACCGGGCGGCCGTCCCGGGGTCAGGTCGCCAGGGCCACCCCGAGGGCGACGAGCACGAGGGTCAGGACGCCGATGAACGCCCGCAGCACGCCCGCGGCACGGGCTCCCCTGCGCACCCGGGCGGCGCGCTGCCCGTCCTCGGGGGCGTCCAGGGCGCTGCGGCGCAGGCGGGTCATCCGCCGCGCCTGGACGACGCCGGTGAGAAGGGCGGCCACCAGGGCCGCGGCCACGACGGCGGAGGCGCCGACCACGCCGTCCCACGGCCGGCCGTGGACCAGCGCCGCGCCGCTGCCGAGGGCCAGCGCCAGCGCGGCCCCGCCCACGACCCCGTAGGCCCGGCCGAGCGCGCGGAAGAACGCGACCCGGTCGCCGGGAGCCAGCGTGCGGGCGCTCACCCGCGCGACGACGACGATCGCGACGAACCCGCCGACCCACACGGACGTCGCGAGAACGAGGACGCCCGCGAGCGCCGCCTCGACCCCATCGGACATGCCTGCCTCCGTATCGCTGTCGGAACTCGCTATCGCTGTCGGAACTCGCTTCCACCGGATCCGCCCGGCGGCCCGCGCCCGGCCCGGGCTGCGCCTCAGGCCCGCGCCTGCCGGCAGACCCATCCCTCGGGGAGCCGGCCGGTCGCGAGGAGATCGCGCAGGCGGTCGAGGACCTCGGGCTTGAGCACCGCGTCGGCCTGCGGGTACAGGATCGGCTCCTCCTTGGAGTTGTGCCGGTCCAGCAGTTCGAGCAACTCGTCGCACATCTCGCGCGCCCCGCCGTCCGCGGGGCCGCGGGCGACCGCGGCGTCCAGGCGGTCCATCGCCCGCCAGATCTCGCCGTGCTCGCGCAGCATGACGAGCACCGGCGCCATGAGCCCCGCGTCCCGCAGCGGCGGGAACAGGAACTCCTCTTCGAGGTAGATGTGGCGGCGCAGCGCCTCCATGGCGCGCGTCAGCGGCGCGGTGTCCTCTTCGCCCTTCGCCAGGGCGGCGGTAAAGGCCTCGATGCCCTCGTCGATCTCGCGGTGCTCGCGCTCCAGCGCCGCGGACAGTGCTCGGCTCTCCATCTGACGCCTCCTCCTCGGCGCCCTCCAGCGTACGGCTTTTTGCCAGATCAGTCTTGTTTTTACAAAGAGAACAGTGAAAATGTGACGGCGCCGACACCGGGCGGCGGGTCGTGGCAGCCTGGTGCACGTGACCGTGGAAGCCGGGGGCCGGAGGGCGATGGGCAGGCCGCGCGCGACCTCGCCGGCCGCGCTGGAGCGGCGCGCCTTCGAGCTGTTCGCCCGCCAGGGCTTCGACGAGACGACGGTGGACGACATCGCCGCCGCCGCGGGCATCGCCCGCCGGACGTTCTTCCGCTACTTCGCGTCCAAGAACGACCTCGTGTGGGGCGACTTCGAGGGGCAGCTGCGGCGGCTGCGCGCGCTGCTCGACGAGACCGACCCGCGCACGCCGACGATGGACGCGGTGCGCCGGGCCGTGGTGGAGTTCAACCGCTTCGACCCGCGGGAGGTGCCGTGGCACCGCCAGCGCATGGAGCTCATCCTGCGGGTGCCGACCCTCCAGGCGGACGCCACCCTGCGGTACGCGTCCTGGCGGCGGATCATCACCGAGTTCACGGCCGCGCGGACCGGTCTGCCCCCGACGGCGCGGGTCCCCCGGCTCGCCGGTCACCTCGTCCTCGCCGCCGCGGTCTCCGCCTACGAGCACTGGCTGGCGTCCGACGAGCGGACGTCGCTTTCAGACCTGCTGGACGAGGCGATCCGGCACCTGGGCGCCGGTCTGGCGGCGGTGCTGGACGGCGCCGAGCCCGCGCCCTGACGGCCGCGTGTCCCCGCGCGGACCCGACCGCGTTCCCCGCACGGGCTCAGCCGCGCTCCTCGCACGGGCTCAGCCGCGCTCCTCGCACGGAGTCAGCCGCGCTCCTCGCACGGAGTCAGCCGCGCTCCTCGCGCATGGCGCGGGCGACGACCTCGCCGATCAGGACGGCCGTGGCCGCCGGTCCGCGCAGCGGGGCGACCGGCAGGATCGAGGTGTCGGCCACCCGGAGCCCCTCCAGGCCGAGGACCCTGCCGCCGGCGTCGACCGCGGACCCCATCGGGACGGTGCCGCAGGTGTGCTGGCAGGTGCCGAGCCGGGCGCGGACCCACGCGTCCAGCGCGCGGTCGTCCCCCAGCGTCCGCGCGTCCGGCCCGGTGAGGCCCCGCGAGACCTCCGCGAAGGCCGCGGTGGACGCCACGGCGGCCGCGGCCCGCACCGCCTCCCGCATCCGCCGCCGGTCGTCCTCCGTCTCCAGGTACCCGTACTCGACGCGGGGCGGGACGCCGGGGTCGGCCGAGACGGTCCGCAGCCCGCCGGTCCGGCGCGGCGCCTGCGCCGAGACGAGGAAGGGCAGCGGCGCGCCGGGCGCCGTGACCGTCCCGCCGGTCAGGCCGGGGGCCGGCAGCAGCGCCAACGGCACCAGGGACTGGAGGATCTCCAGGTCGCCCGCCTCGTGGCCGCCGGTGGAGGGCAGATGGAGCGCCCCGCCGAGCCACGAGGACGCCGGAGCGGGCATCGGCCGGCGGGGCGTCCACTCCACGATCACCTGGGGATGGTCACTGAGGGCGACGCCGACGGAGGGCAGGTCGTGCACGACCCGGATGCCGCCGCGCTCCAGGTCCGCGGCAGGGCCCACCCCCGACAGATGGAGCAGGTGCGGTGAGGCGAGCGCTCCCGCGCACAGCACGATCTCGTCCGCCTCCAGGGTCACCGGCCGCCCGTCCAGCTCGGCCACCGCCCCGGCCGCCCGGCCCCGGTCGATGATCAGCGACCGGACCGCGCAGCCGCCGAGGACGGTGAGGTTGGGGCGGTGCGCGGCGGCGAGCAGGTAGGCGATCGCGGTGTTGGCGCGGCGCCCGTCCCGGACGTTCGACGGGACCGGGCCGAAGCCGGGCGCGCCCTGGGCGTTCTTGTCGGGCTCGCCCGGGCGGCCCAGCTCGCGGGCGGCGGCCTCGAACGCCGCGGCGGCGGGGTGGCCGGACGGGTCGGCGCGCCCGACCGGCACGGGGCCCCGGTCACCGTGCTCCGGTGCGTCCCCGAAGTCGAGATCGGTCTCCAGGGCGCGGAGGAGGGGCAGCACCCGTTCGTAGGACCAGCGGTCGTCGCCCGCGGCGGCCGCCCAGCGGTCGAAGTCCTCGCGGCGGGCCCGCACGAAGTAGCCGCCGTTGACGGTGGTCGACCCGCCGAGGAAGCGCCCCCGGGGCGCCGTGTAGGGCGTGCCGGGCGCCAGCAGGACCGGGACCGCGCGGACGGCGGCGCCGCCCAGCCGGGCGCCGGGGACGAACCGCGCGTCCAGCAGGTCGGCCGGGAACTCCGCGGGGACGCGCGGCGCGGGACCGGCCTCCGCGACGAGGACCTCGCGGCCGGGGTCCTCGCTGAGCCTGGCCGCCAGAACGGCGCCGCTGCCGCCCGCCCCCACCACGAGCACGTCGGCGCGCCGGTCCATGACGGGCCCCCTATCTTTTTGGCACTCGATGCATTTAGTATCTTCCCCCAAGTCGGACAAGGAGGACCCATGGACGCCAACGCAGCTGAGAACCCGACGACGGCCCCGGCCGACGGCATCGCCGAGGAGGCGGAGCTCGCCGAGTCGCTGATCGAGGAGGTCTCGATCGACGGCATGTGCGGCGTGTACTAGCCGATGCCGGGCATCGACCTCGACCGCGCCTGGGACCTGCACCCGCAGGTCTCGGTGCGGCCCGAGCCCTTCGGGGCGCTGCTCTACCACTTCGGCACGCGCAGGCTGTCGTTCCTGAAGGACCGCCGCCTGCTCGACGTCGTCCGGTCGCTGGGCGACGCGCCCACCGCCCGGGACGCCTGCGCGGCGGCCGGCGTGCCCGCCTCGGACCTGTCCCGCTACCGCGCGGCGCTCGGCGCGCTCGCCCGGTCCGCGATGCTCGTCGAAAGGACGCCATGACCACCCCCGCGACGCCCGCCCCCACGACCCCGGCGCCCGGCGGGACGCCCGCCGCCGGGACGCGGCTGGTCGACCTGTTCGAGCACGGCCTCGACGCGCCGATCTGCCTCACCTGGGAGCTCACCTACGCCTGCAACCTGTCGTGCGCGCACTGCCTGTCCAGCTCGGGGCGCCGCGACCCGCGCGAGCTGACCACCGACGAGGCCAAGGCCGTCATCGACGAGCTGCAGGCCATGCAGGTCTTCTACGTCAACATCGGCGGCGGCGAGCCGACCGTGCGTCCCGACTTCTGGGAGCTGCTCGACTACGCCACCGCCCACGACGTGGGCGTGAAGTTCTCCACGAACGGCGTCCGGATCACCCCGGAGGCGGCGCGGCGCCTCGCGGCCGACGACTACGTGGACGTGCAGATCTCGCTGGACGGCGCGACCGCCGAGGTGAACGACGCGGTCCGCGGGCCCGGCTCCTACGACACCGCCATGCGGGCGATGCGCAACCTCGCCGACGCCGGCATGAAGAACTTCAAGCTGTCGGTCGTCTGCACCCGGCACAACATCCCGCAGATGGACGCGTTCAAGGCGATCGCCGACGAGCACGGCGCCCAGCTGCGGCTGACCCGGCTGCGCCCGTCCGGCCGGGGCGTCGACGTGTGGGACGAGCTGCACCCCACCCCCGCGCAGCAGCGCGAGCTGTACGACTGGCTGCTCGCCCACGGCGAGAACGTCCTGACCGGCGACTCGTTCTTCCACCTGTCGGCGTTCGGGGAGCCGCTGCCGGGGCTGAACCTGTGCGGCGCCGG
The sequence above is drawn from the Actinomadura hallensis genome and encodes:
- a CDS encoding oxidoreductase family protein codes for the protein MTPGGLTPEWLTGVLKAEVRTVSAEPVGTGQIGACFRLTLTGAGVPASLVAKLPAADPAARALLGGAYRTEVLFYRDIAPTVAIRTPRCHHAEIDLGTFDFVLLLEDLSPAAQGDQLAGCSLRQADACMLALAGLHGPRWCDESLLGIDGLHHNTAADADALAEVYAPAVETFIDRFGDRLDLVDRDTLRRTTEAVGPWLVARPERFALVHGDYRLDNVLFPPDGDTATTVDWQTLTVGLPARDLSYFLATSLTTEDRRAHEHRLVARYHEGLLSHGVTGYPLDLCWDDYRFALLQGPLITVLGCAYGTPTERGDAMFLTMAARACAALRDLDPRY
- a CDS encoding TIGR03857 family LLM class F420-dependent oxidoreductase codes for the protein MDDLPELGFYGLAGHSATPRDLLAEVAEGERLGLGSVFLSERFTTKEAAALSGAAAAASERIGIATAATNHNTRHPLLTATFATTLHRLSGGRFALGLGRGFDMLFDVMGLPRVTTAQLEDVIGVLRRLWRGEAVAGHDGPAGNFPYLSQDPSFDEDIPIILTAMGDRTLEFAGRVADGVVLHTFFTDETLAKAVATVRRGALEAGRDPDSVRVWSVLATVGDHLDEELRLRKLVGRLATYLQGYGDLLVRVNGWDPAVLERFRADDLVAGYPGAFDVIGTPGDLRHVAGLLPDEWLAASATGTPEQCAARVLDQFAAGADGVILHGATPAELAPVLDAYRRVRPDGLADRPRNPGRSR
- a CDS encoding Rv1733c family protein, which gives rise to MKGRMDRWRRRFGFDTNNLRRDVDRFQWRIGLVLLVAFLTVTPPLTVIVAGRVYEAGERAERRAAETWRRVDATVVKVSPLRAGHRVTVTWTEPDGTRREGAFTLRDPAAVGDPVPAWVADGTVAAAPPHRHGLTVIDTAAAGIGVVLAMGLSLFGLYALVRRRCDRSRDRLWDEAWARFDNNHSIGP
- a CDS encoding universal stress protein translates to MSEPIVVGTDGSGESERAVEWAAAEAELRGRPLHIVHAVPKPPLFASAEKTERLRRAGKAVVEKAGEHLRERWPEVETSTAVVADSAADALRREASGAFELVLGKRGRGGFARMLLGSTSLQMASRCSVPVVIVRGDVQDRGEVQHRGEVVAGIDLGRETDAVLGYAFDAARLRGARLRVVHAWQLPTTLVDAGYTVEDEDARPELRVRLSEACARLRSEHPEVECVEDVVLEHPVKALTSRSRGASLLVVGAPERRWNAPRLGSTSHGVAHHAQAPVAVVPVKR
- a CDS encoding universal stress protein: MAGLTRVQRPNVLFGYDGTDENEPALCWAVEEARLRGLDLVMCYCWHWPYPPGHVDENAQAIIERAGENLLSEGAARARALGAPGRVGTVLRREPVSETLVRESGDAELIVIGSHERRRVPAGSTAVELPARAHRPVVVVRGAAGDGPVVVGVDGSPGAEAALRFAVEEAVLRERELHVVWGAWEPGAVPDSELPLFADKEELLRVRTAMAEESLRVWRELYPKVSVRVSVLLERPRQALLGAAPGAALLVVGDRGAGGVDELLLGATSSTMLHHAPCTVAIVPAA
- a CDS encoding SAM-dependent methyltransferase: MGENSSPADLGLDTGVPHSARVWNYWLGGKDNYPVDRQVGEQVRAVYPEIVEVARHSRAFLGRAVRHLAGEEGVTQFLDIGTGLPTVDNTHEVAQRVDPSCRIVYVDNDPLVLVHARALLKSTPEGACDYLDADVRDPAGIIERASATLDFDRPIGLMMLGILGNVEDDDEARAIRDHLVGALPGGSFLVLEDGTAAVNPEAAAKAERTRAEAGDPYKLRTPEQIAGFFDGLELLEPGVVSVSRWRPEAMPWGEPPMVTAFCGVGRKPA